One stretch of Methanocellales archaeon DNA includes these proteins:
- a CDS encoding CoB--CoM heterodisulfide reductase iron-sulfur subunit B family protein: MNFAYYPGCYLHASAREYDMSTLAVCKALGIGLSELEDWNCCGAMEASNPLTLSLSARNLMIAKKEGLDVLVPCSICFNNLSRANSAIREDGIAKTVINEALGESYQGEVEVRHLLDVIVNDIGLDKLSKEVKVPLDGLRSVPYYGCLTIRPSAISKFDDPDIPRSLDDLIKALGADCLPFKHKTDCCGGNLLLSSEEFSLKMTGNILREAKELGADCVTVACPLCHAMLDYQQSKIESKYDIVIDLPILYFTQLIGLAFGLGEKELGLDKNFVSTVKLRKK, encoded by the coding sequence ATGAATTTTGCATATTATCCTGGTTGCTACCTTCATGCAAGTGCCAGAGAGTACGATATGTCCACGCTGGCAGTCTGCAAGGCATTGGGCATTGGGCTGAGCGAGCTGGAAGACTGGAACTGCTGTGGAGCAATGGAAGCGAGCAACCCTCTTACCCTTTCACTTTCAGCGAGAAATCTGATGATAGCTAAGAAAGAAGGTTTGGACGTCTTGGTGCCTTGCAGCATCTGTTTCAATAACCTCTCCCGTGCGAACAGTGCGATTAGAGAGGATGGAATAGCCAAGACTGTGATAAACGAAGCCCTAGGTGAATCTTACCAGGGAGAAGTGGAAGTACGGCATCTCTTGGACGTCATCGTAAATGACATTGGTTTGGATAAGCTATCAAAGGAGGTGAAAGTTCCATTGGACGGCTTAAGATCTGTGCCATACTATGGATGTTTGACCATTCGACCCTCAGCAATCAGCAAGTTTGACGATCCAGACATCCCTCGATCGTTGGACGACCTGATCAAAGCCTTGGGGGCCGATTGCCTACCCTTTAAACATAAGACAGATTGCTGTGGCGGCAATTTGTTGCTGAGTTCAGAGGAATTTTCACTAAAAATGACAGGGAATATTCTGAGAGAGGCGAAAGAGCTTGGCGCAGACTGTGTAACTGTGGCATGTCCTTTATGTCATGCGATGCTGGATTATCAGCAGTCAAAGATCGAATCCAAGTACGATATCGTCATCGATCTACCAATATTGTACTTCACCCAGTTGATTGGACTTGCGTTTGGACTGGGGGAAAAAGAATTGGGATTGGATAAGAACTTCGTATCTACGGTAAAATTGAGAAAAAAATAG
- a CDS encoding formylmethanofuran dehydrogenase subunit B: MIITDVLCPFCGDLCDDIIVEVEGNKIIEVKEACETGVSKMMGHERIASPMIREDGKLRKTTYEEAIDKTAEILTNSLRPLMYGWGSTTCEADEKGIELAEELGAIIDNTTSVCHAPSILALQNVGLPSCTLGQIKNRADLIIYWGSNQAEAHPRHMSKYTSFPKGFFTQEGRKGKHVMVFDVRKTTTAEVADDFVQILPGEDYRVLSALRAILAGAVDVVPSSVGGVPKEKLVEIVNRMKNSKFGVLFFGMGLTQSKGKPYNVANAISLVRDLNAHTKFAVMPMRGHYNVTGITQVCTWLTGFAFAVDFARGRPWYNPGETSTVDVLNRGECDSALIVASDPAAHFPRKSVEHLAKIPLIQIDPYPNLTTELADVVLPAAIAGIEVEGTAYRMDGVPLRLRKLIEPTHLSDEEILSRILGKVREIRGD; the protein is encoded by the coding sequence ATGATCATAACAGACGTTCTATGCCCATTCTGCGGCGATTTATGTGATGACATCATCGTCGAGGTAGAGGGCAATAAGATTATCGAGGTGAAAGAGGCATGCGAAACAGGCGTGAGCAAGATGATGGGGCACGAGAGAATCGCTTCGCCCATGATCCGAGAGGATGGCAAGCTGAGGAAAACTACTTATGAAGAGGCTATTGATAAGACGGCAGAGATTCTTACAAACTCGCTACGACCCTTAATGTATGGTTGGGGCTCCACGACCTGTGAAGCAGATGAAAAAGGAATTGAACTTGCCGAGGAACTTGGTGCAATCATCGATAACACTACCTCTGTGTGCCACGCTCCATCCATTTTAGCCCTCCAAAACGTCGGGCTACCCTCCTGTACACTTGGTCAGATAAAGAACAGAGCAGACCTGATCATCTACTGGGGCTCGAATCAGGCAGAAGCCCACCCCAGACATATGAGTAAGTACACAAGCTTTCCAAAGGGATTTTTTACCCAAGAAGGCAGAAAAGGAAAGCACGTGATGGTTTTTGATGTCCGCAAAACGACGACAGCAGAAGTAGCAGATGACTTTGTCCAGATACTCCCTGGGGAGGATTACCGCGTGCTATCTGCCCTTAGGGCGATCCTGGCTGGAGCAGTGGATGTCGTACCCTCTTCCGTCGGTGGCGTTCCAAAGGAGAAGCTGGTCGAAATCGTGAATAGGATGAAAAATAGTAAATTTGGCGTCCTCTTTTTTGGTATGGGATTGACGCAATCTAAGGGGAAACCCTACAATGTCGCCAATGCAATCTCCTTAGTAAGAGACCTTAATGCTCATACGAAATTTGCTGTGATGCCCATGAGGGGTCACTACAATGTCACAGGCATCACCCAAGTATGTACATGGTTGACTGGTTTTGCTTTTGCGGTCGACTTTGCTAGGGGGCGACCCTGGTATAATCCCGGTGAAACATCCACAGTTGACGTTCTGAACAGAGGAGAATGTGACTCAGCCCTAATAGTTGCCTCTGATCCGGCCGCTCACTTTCCGAGAAAATCTGTGGAGCATCTGGCAAAAATACCCCTCATTCAAATAGATCCCTACCCAAATCTTACTACTGAGCTAGCGGATGTAGTCCTACCGGCTGCCATAGCCGGAATAGAGGTGGAAGGAACGGCATATAGGATGGACGGAGTGCCGTTAAGGCTGAGAAAGCTCATAGAGCCGACTCACTTGTCAGATGAAGAAATTTTGAGCCGAATACTGGGCAAAGTCAGGGAGATAAGAGGCGATTAA
- a CDS encoding 4Fe-4S dicluster domain-containing protein has translation MMAKPDVIDESNLDPNLKYEISNQLGGENIKRCFQCGTCVASCPIWEIDERFNPRKIIRMALLGMREEVLSSEFIWLCSKCYACYERCPQDVRITELMGAIASIAEREGGNIAIKSTKPIFDKAFVNSIRKYGRNFEMATIINGVLATKGIKGLLSYVSDGFTMLKKGKLGLRPEKVKEMSQIEGIFKALEEK, from the coding sequence ATGATGGCAAAGCCTGATGTCATAGATGAAAGTAACTTGGATCCAAATCTTAAATATGAAATATCCAATCAATTAGGTGGAGAGAACATCAAGCGTTGTTTCCAGTGTGGCACCTGTGTGGCAAGTTGTCCTATCTGGGAAATTGATGAGCGGTTCAATCCCAGGAAAATCATCAGAATGGCGCTGTTGGGCATGAGGGAAGAGGTATTGTCCAGCGAGTTCATCTGGCTTTGCTCCAAATGTTATGCATGTTATGAGCGATGCCCACAGGATGTGAGGATAACAGAGTTAATGGGCGCTATAGCGAGCATAGCTGAAAGAGAGGGAGGCAATATAGCGATAAAAAGCACTAAACCGATCTTCGATAAGGCATTCGTCAATTCCATAAGAAAATATGGTAGAAACTTTGAGATGGCGACGATCATCAACGGCGTGCTCGCCACCAAAGGCATAAAGGGCTTATTATCCTACGTGTCTGACGGATTCACCATGCTAAAAAAAGGAAAACTCGGTTTGAGGCCTGAGAAGGTGAAAGAAATGAGCCAGATAGAGGGGATATTCAAGGCTTTAGAGGAAAAATGA
- a CDS encoding molybdopterin dinucleotide binding domain-containing protein: MKKIDVKLTSGRSIEQGIHIDNKMSSGYCDVAAVCELNEVDMSKLGIRDGANVMIKSKFGQVVVRVRTNNRNPPGIAFVPMGPWANAIMDPSTGGCGTPQFKGIEVEITLTFDSISPIKELVGFR; encoded by the coding sequence ATGAAAAAAATTGATGTGAAGCTAACCTCAGGAAGGAGTATTGAACAAGGAATCCATATAGACAACAAGATGTCTAGCGGATATTGCGACGTAGCAGCCGTCTGCGAGCTGAATGAAGTGGATATGTCTAAATTAGGCATAAGGGATGGTGCCAACGTCATGATAAAGTCAAAATTTGGGCAGGTCGTCGTCCGCGTCAGGACCAACAATAGGAATCCTCCCGGCATAGCTTTCGTTCCCATGGGACCCTGGGCGAATGCCATTATGGACCCCAGTACTGGCGGATGTGGGACTCCACAATTTAAAGGCATTGAAGTTGAAATAACGCTTACATTCGATTCAATATCGCCGATAAAGGAGTTGGTGGGGTTTAGATGA
- a CDS encoding ETX/MTX2 family pore-forming toxin, giving the protein MVGDKKRCKKMVNVEPPTESFDGKDLTREITSPAVGGEGGGGFDVYVLGQRVSKIIAYVQPDADPKFQRGGNITIIRGLEILLTNGQLHRFGLPHPPEYPQTVVEDFEFKSDEWCKYIYLSKVRLQGWTEDLLGGIRFRTNLGGDFNVGEQERRTEVYVGLGYINGIHGRCGAAIDKLGFHLADMPVRSNVTDFKYFIDQGRKLDKGQTVLTNLNYENKLDIPQSITFSGSKESTETNTWNNTVGITAKAETTFVTGIPRIAEGKITVGLEASYQHEWGGSVETKSTFSWECPIQVPAKTKVRAEALVINSVINVPYRAICEVEYENGDIKRGWMTGTFIGTAAHDLDIDVEGGAIKTLQVRVTYT; this is encoded by the coding sequence ATGGTCGGAGATAAAAAAAGATGCAAAAAAATGGTCAATGTCGAACCACCAACCGAAAGCTTTGATGGAAAGGATCTTACACGAGAAATTACGTCACCAGCAGTTGGCGGAGAGGGTGGCGGGGGGTTTGATGTGTACGTTCTCGGGCAACGGGTATCGAAAATAATTGCATACGTCCAACCCGATGCGGATCCTAAATTTCAGCGGGGGGGAAACATAACAATAATCAGGGGACTTGAAATCCTACTAACTAATGGACAACTACACCGTTTCGGATTGCCTCACCCACCAGAGTACCCACAGACGGTGGTGGAAGACTTTGAGTTCAAAAGCGATGAGTGGTGTAAATATATTTATCTTTCAAAGGTCCGCCTACAAGGCTGGACAGAAGATCTGCTAGGGGGAATCCGCTTCAGGACAAACTTAGGAGGGGACTTCAACGTTGGGGAGCAAGAGAGGAGAACAGAAGTTTATGTTGGGCTTGGATATATAAATGGCATACATGGTCGTTGTGGAGCCGCCATTGATAAACTGGGCTTTCATTTAGCAGACATGCCAGTCCGCTCAAACGTGACCGACTTTAAATATTTCATTGATCAAGGGAGAAAGCTGGATAAAGGACAAACCGTTCTGACGAATTTGAACTATGAAAACAAACTAGATATCCCCCAGTCAATTACATTCAGTGGATCTAAAGAGTCCACAGAAACAAATACATGGAACAACACCGTCGGCATAACAGCAAAAGCTGAAACGACTTTTGTGACAGGCATTCCACGTATAGCTGAAGGGAAGATCACCGTGGGGTTAGAAGCGTCGTACCAGCATGAATGGGGCGGCTCAGTTGAAACTAAGTCGACATTTTCATGGGAGTGCCCTATTCAAGTGCCAGCAAAAACAAAGGTGCGAGCTGAGGCATTGGTTATTAATTCTGTAATCAATGTTCCGTACCGCGCTATATGCGAAGTGGAATACGAAAACGGTGATATAAAAAGAGGCTGGATGACTGGCACATTTATTGGAACAGCTGCCCATGACCTCGACATTGATGTCGAAGGCGGGGCAATAAAGACACTTCAAGTAAGGGTCACATACACGTAA
- a CDS encoding formylmethanofuran dehydrogenase subunit C has protein sequence MLVKLTPKKAFNIPVEADAIQPGNFAGKGKSEIESIAVWHGNKEVMLGSLFDVEVEGVDDKDKEKIKILIEGDASRIKRIGERMTSGEITINGSVDMHCGALMSGGKIIVNGDADAWAGREMRGGELVVEGNASNYLGAGYWGAEKGMRGGLIRVKGSAGNYVGEHMRGGEIIIGGSVGLLPGLNMSGGKITIEGDAVLPGGEMKSGTLVVKGKALEMLPSFRFEGKEVLDSIELKKFTGDLARGGSGALYVNSIAEESR, from the coding sequence ATGCTGGTTAAACTAACCCCTAAAAAGGCTTTCAATATACCTGTAGAGGCTGATGCAATCCAGCCAGGCAACTTTGCTGGAAAAGGCAAAAGCGAAATAGAATCGATCGCCGTCTGGCATGGAAATAAAGAGGTAATGTTAGGCTCCCTTTTTGATGTCGAGGTTGAAGGTGTTGATGATAAAGATAAGGAAAAAATTAAGATACTAATCGAAGGTGACGCATCCAGAATAAAGAGAATAGGGGAGAGGATGACCTCGGGCGAGATAACCATAAACGGTAGCGTTGACATGCATTGTGGTGCCCTGATGTCAGGTGGAAAAATAATTGTTAATGGCGATGCGGACGCTTGGGCTGGTAGGGAGATGAGGGGCGGCGAACTGGTGGTGGAAGGTAATGCCAGCAACTACCTCGGAGCCGGATACTGGGGGGCAGAAAAAGGCATGAGAGGTGGACTAATTCGTGTGAAAGGAAGCGCTGGAAACTATGTTGGTGAGCATATGAGGGGCGGAGAGATAATAATAGGGGGCAGCGTGGGTTTATTGCCCGGTTTGAATATGTCGGGAGGCAAAATAACGATCGAGGGCGATGCCGTGCTACCCGGCGGTGAAATGAAGAGTGGAACGCTAGTGGTGAAAGGAAAAGCTCTGGAGATGTTACCCTCGTTCAGGTTTGAGGGAAAGGAAGTCCTCGATTCCATCGAGCTAAAAAAATTTACCGGCGATCTGGCCAGAGGTGGGTCAGGTGCACTTTACGTTAATTCAATAGCCGAGGAATCACGATGA
- the fhcD gene encoding formylmethanofuran--tetrahydromethanopterin N-formyltransferase: MQMGEVEIEDTFAEAFEMYAARALITAKDERYALISAVSMTGFATSVIMCGCEAGIENEVSTEETPDGRPGINILIFAMSKKDLEAQLFKRVSQCVLTSVTTACFNNLNGEEKISIGGKLKYFGDGHQVSRFIGDRRMWVIPVMEGEFAVEEEFGILKGVGGGNFLILGRDIDCVLEASEKAVEAIKKVKGVIAPFPGGIVRSGSKIGSRYEFLNVSTNTAYCPTLKSLAESKLPKEVNSVLEIVLDGLDADGVYKAMREGIKAACTVEGILKITAGNYGGKLGKHLIHLREVMAE; encoded by the coding sequence ATGCAAATGGGAGAAGTGGAGATTGAGGATACGTTTGCCGAGGCTTTTGAAATGTACGCTGCAAGAGCTTTGATAACCGCTAAGGATGAGAGATATGCTCTAATATCCGCAGTGTCAATGACTGGCTTTGCAACCTCAGTGATCATGTGTGGATGTGAAGCTGGGATAGAAAATGAAGTCTCTACAGAAGAAACACCAGACGGCAGACCTGGTATCAACATCTTGATTTTTGCTATGTCAAAAAAGGATTTAGAGGCGCAATTGTTTAAAAGGGTATCCCAATGCGTACTGACCTCAGTCACAACAGCTTGCTTCAATAATTTGAATGGCGAGGAAAAGATAAGCATCGGAGGCAAACTAAAATACTTCGGCGATGGACACCAGGTGAGCAGGTTTATCGGAGATAGGAGAATGTGGGTCATCCCTGTGATGGAAGGAGAGTTTGCTGTTGAAGAAGAATTTGGCATCTTGAAGGGGGTAGGCGGAGGTAATTTTCTAATTCTGGGGAGGGACATCGACTGCGTTCTTGAAGCCTCTGAAAAGGCGGTTGAGGCGATAAAAAAGGTGAAGGGTGTCATTGCACCCTTCCCGGGCGGAATAGTGCGAAGTGGCAGCAAGATAGGTTCGCGGTATGAGTTCTTGAACGTGTCGACGAACACGGCTTATTGTCCCACGTTGAAGTCACTGGCTGAGAGCAAACTGCCAAAAGAAGTCAACTCAGTATTGGAGATCGTTTTGGATGGCCTGGATGCCGACGGAGTATACAAAGCCATGAGAGAGGGCATAAAGGCCGCATGCACCGTGGAAGGAATCCTGAAGATAACTGCCGGGAACTATGGTGGGAAGTTAGGCAAGCATTTGATACATTTGCGTGAAGTGATGGCGGAATGA
- a CDS encoding Coenzyme F420 hydrogenase/dehydrogenase, beta subunit C-terminal domain, translated as MKGCFIAWATDDATRKRGSSGGFVSAALAAALDSKLVDNVLVLKKTSPYKATQIVTNDPKEVLECAGTLHFVSVNLAKYVPPGRVALPAKPCDAMGIIERAKRGQLDLDDVYMLGLNCGGSLHPKKAKKMVEEMYDLDPDAVIGEEILKGELILKTASGEKALKIDDLEEKGYGRRESCRYCETNIPRMADLACGNWGLPADKLGKATFVEVITDKGEEIFQNAVDTGYVAFEPASDKAIELRDKIDKVMKGLAEKWHKRLFEPIEKLSDSERLAFYVDALSHCIGCGACRKACPVCTCGDSAKCLTEGDSNYKIPLFLMVRLLHLMDSCIGCGRCEDVCPAGIPLTLIHRKFAERMQKKLGYVPGINLDKPPYFEGGRIHEKN; from the coding sequence ATGAAAGGCTGCTTTATAGCATGGGCGACCGACGATGCTACGAGAAAGAGAGGTAGCTCAGGTGGATTTGTTTCCGCCGCACTAGCGGCCGCCCTTGACAGCAAACTGGTCGACAACGTCCTCGTCTTGAAAAAAACAAGTCCTTACAAGGCCACCCAAATTGTGACAAATGATCCAAAGGAGGTCTTAGAATGCGCTGGCACTCTCCATTTTGTCTCAGTTAATCTGGCCAAATACGTGCCTCCAGGAAGAGTTGCCCTTCCAGCGAAGCCATGTGATGCCATGGGGATCATAGAGCGGGCTAAGAGAGGTCAGCTCGATCTTGACGATGTTTATATGCTGGGTCTGAATTGTGGTGGAAGCCTGCATCCAAAAAAGGCGAAGAAAATGGTGGAGGAGATGTACGATCTCGATCCGGATGCTGTGATAGGTGAAGAAATTCTGAAAGGAGAGCTGATCCTAAAGACTGCGTCTGGTGAAAAAGCCCTCAAAATCGATGATTTAGAGGAAAAAGGATATGGCAGGAGGGAAAGCTGTAGGTATTGCGAGACTAACATTCCAAGGATGGCAGACCTTGCCTGCGGAAACTGGGGGCTCCCTGCCGATAAGTTAGGCAAGGCGACGTTTGTGGAAGTGATCACAGATAAGGGAGAGGAAATATTCCAAAACGCAGTCGACACAGGCTATGTCGCATTCGAGCCTGCATCTGATAAAGCAATCGAGCTTAGAGATAAGATAGACAAGGTGATGAAAGGTCTCGCTGAGAAATGGCATAAAAGGCTATTCGAGCCGATTGAGAAGCTTTCTGATTCAGAGAGGTTGGCTTTTTATGTAGACGCTCTCAGCCATTGCATCGGTTGTGGGGCATGCAGGAAGGCATGCCCGGTCTGTACCTGTGGAGATAGTGCAAAGTGTCTCACAGAAGGCGATTCAAACTACAAAATCCCACTTTTCCTTATGGTGAGGTTACTTCACCTCATGGACTCCTGCATTGGATGCGGCCGATGCGAGGACGTCTGTCCCGCTGGTATACCGCTAACTTTAATTCACAGGAAATTTGCAGAGAGAATGCAAAAGAAGTTGGGATATGTGCCTGGCATAAATTTAGATAAGCCGCCCTACTTTGAAGGTGGGAGGATTCATGAAAAAAATTGA
- the mch gene encoding methenyltetrahydromethanopterin cyclohydrolase: MKPSQGLSVNEIAVGIAEEMIRNREELGIGVSVLENGATIIDAGAKSPGGIRAGVYFAKVCLGGLCDISLGTNGRFNIYVFVDNPKVACMACQFAGWSISVDKYFAMASGPARALSRVEKKLYDAICCQDAFDKAVIALETRKAPDEKVSTFIAEKCCIEPKNLYVLVAPTASIVGSVQISARVVETGVHKLHELGFDLDKIVSGFGTAPIAPVAKNDLEAMGKTNDCVLYGGVTRYFVDCEDADVDAIIEKVPSCSSKDYGMPFLETFEKYDRNFYDIDPHLFSPAEIYMNNIRTGNTFHAGKVNDEILDRSLGKW; this comes from the coding sequence ATGAAACCAAGCCAAGGTCTAAGCGTAAACGAGATCGCCGTGGGGATCGCAGAGGAAATGATCCGGAACAGGGAAGAGCTGGGAATTGGTGTCTCAGTTTTGGAGAACGGGGCCACGATAATAGATGCTGGGGCTAAATCGCCGGGCGGAATAAGGGCAGGAGTTTATTTTGCCAAGGTATGCTTGGGCGGTCTTTGCGATATTTCACTTGGAACGAACGGGCGATTCAACATATATGTATTCGTTGATAACCCAAAGGTTGCTTGCATGGCTTGCCAGTTTGCTGGTTGGAGCATTTCTGTAGACAAATACTTCGCAATGGCATCTGGACCAGCCAGAGCACTGTCACGGGTCGAAAAGAAATTGTACGATGCCATTTGCTGCCAAGACGCTTTCGATAAGGCAGTTATAGCCCTGGAAACCAGGAAGGCTCCCGATGAGAAAGTATCGACTTTTATAGCGGAAAAATGTTGCATAGAGCCAAAAAACCTGTATGTCCTGGTCGCTCCAACGGCGAGCATCGTCGGCAGCGTACAGATATCTGCAAGAGTAGTCGAGACGGGAGTCCACAAACTCCATGAGCTTGGCTTTGACCTGGACAAAATCGTCTCTGGGTTTGGAACAGCACCAATAGCACCAGTCGCGAAAAATGATCTGGAAGCCATGGGAAAAACGAACGACTGCGTTCTCTATGGAGGAGTAACAAGATACTTCGTGGATTGCGAGGATGCTGATGTCGATGCAATAATTGAAAAGGTCCCCTCCTGCTCCTCAAAGGACTATGGAATGCCGTTTCTGGAGACCTTTGAGAAATACGATAGGAACTTTTACGATATTGATCCTCACCTTTTTTCACCTGCAGAGATATACATGAACAACATAAGGACTGGTAATACATTCCATGCTGGAAAGGTGAATGACGAGATTCTGGATAGGTCTCTGGGGAAATGGTAG
- a CDS encoding helix-turn-helix domain-containing protein: MNRGAAILFIGILLVTAASAQDLPEVGTTYSVDLQEGGSASWTIEQRYQLESQEEISIFEDYVLEFQDNRSDYITEFKGEMEATLKAASSASGRPMRGSAYTVYIKTEHTPTGVYGVVVYRFDWEGFANTSGNSIMVGDALPDGLFLSQDYTLIINYPSEYKVVKVSPEPDQRNSYSLIWYGMRAFSPEEPHIELKANSGLSFQVLILILGGLAVAGACYYMHKSYREPDKESDRTESDEDTVLHLLEEAGRELYQSEIVKQTGFSKSKVSAIIKSLKENGRIQKIRKGRENLIRLK, translated from the coding sequence ATGAATCGTGGTGCAGCCATACTATTTATCGGTATTTTGCTTGTGACAGCCGCCTCGGCGCAGGACTTACCAGAGGTGGGGACCACGTATAGCGTGGACTTGCAGGAGGGCGGTTCTGCTAGTTGGACCATCGAGCAAAGATATCAGCTTGAGAGCCAAGAGGAAATCAGCATTTTCGAGGACTATGTGCTCGAGTTCCAAGATAACCGCTCCGACTATATCACGGAATTCAAGGGGGAGATGGAGGCCACTCTGAAGGCAGCATCCTCTGCCTCGGGTAGGCCGATGAGAGGCTCGGCCTATACGGTCTATATCAAGACGGAGCACACCCCCACCGGGGTCTATGGTGTCGTGGTCTATCGGTTCGATTGGGAGGGATTCGCTAACACCTCTGGAAACAGTATCATGGTGGGAGACGCGCTTCCTGACGGGCTGTTCCTATCACAAGACTACACGCTTATCATAAATTATCCCTCGGAATATAAGGTCGTCAAGGTCTCGCCAGAGCCTGACCAGCGCAACAGTTATTCATTAATCTGGTATGGTATGAGGGCGTTCTCGCCGGAAGAGCCACACATCGAGTTAAAGGCTAACAGTGGCCTGTCATTCCAGGTACTAATCCTCATCCTAGGTGGGTTGGCGGTGGCGGGCGCATGCTACTATATGCATAAGTCATATCGCGAGCCTGATAAGGAGTCCGACAGAACAGAGTCCGATGAAGATACGGTCCTGCACCTCCTTGAGGAGGCGGGCCGGGAGCTTTATCAGTCTGAGATCGTGAAACAAACCGGGTTCTCAAAGTCCAAGGTAAGCGCCATCATCAAATCGCTCAAAGAGAACGGTCGGATACAGAAGATCAGAAAGGGGCGGGAGAACCTCATCCGCCTCAAATAA
- a CDS encoding formylmethanofuran dehydrogenase subunit A, whose product MGLLITNGIVYDPINQISGEKVDISVKDGKIVSGVKNPKTIDAGGRIVMPGGVDMHTHIAGGKMNVGRMLRPEDGRRGIESRKKLTRACTGYSVPNTFATGYRYAKMGYTTTFEPAMPPLLARHTHEEFRDIPIVDKGAIPLLDNHWLIMEYVKSGDMDKLAAYIAWMMNATKGYGIKIVNAGGGEAWGWGKNVRNLDDIVPNFDITPADIIHGLAEANERLNLPHSIHIHCNNLGHPGNYDTTLATFDLVKDIPSKKRQVMHATHVQFHSYGGSTWVDMGSKADAIASYVNSHDHVTIDPGQVMFGDTTTMTADGPMEYELHRMSRRKWTNKDVELETGSGIIPVSYSRKVSVNSIQWAIGLELVLLIKNPWKTAITTDHPNGAPFTRYPEIISLLMSKKRREEALKGVHDAINKRAIISSIDRELNWADIAIMTRASPAKLLGLDKHGKGHLGIGADADIAIYDVSPEEDDPRKIQSALSHAKYTIKGGEIVVKDGEIVAVPEGRTYWVNPEFDGEATKAMLEDLAVKFKEYYSVNMANYPVQDAYVPHPIEIKTKV is encoded by the coding sequence ATGGGGCTTTTGATCACGAATGGTATCGTATACGATCCTATCAACCAGATAAGTGGGGAAAAAGTGGATATCTCCGTCAAGGATGGTAAGATAGTATCGGGAGTGAAAAACCCGAAGACGATCGATGCAGGTGGCAGGATAGTCATGCCCGGCGGCGTTGACATGCATACGCATATTGCAGGCGGCAAGATGAATGTTGGGCGAATGCTGAGACCAGAAGACGGTAGGAGAGGTATCGAATCCAGGAAAAAACTCACTCGAGCGTGTACAGGCTATTCCGTGCCAAACACTTTTGCTACAGGCTATAGGTATGCAAAAATGGGATACACGACAACCTTTGAGCCTGCAATGCCACCCTTGCTAGCAAGACACACTCATGAAGAGTTCCGGGATATACCCATCGTTGATAAGGGTGCCATTCCTTTGCTTGATAACCACTGGTTAATCATGGAATACGTTAAATCCGGCGATATGGATAAGTTAGCGGCATATATTGCATGGATGATGAATGCCACTAAGGGCTACGGGATTAAAATTGTTAACGCAGGAGGTGGCGAGGCATGGGGATGGGGCAAAAATGTGAGGAATTTAGACGATATAGTGCCTAATTTTGACATAACACCGGCTGACATCATTCATGGGCTTGCAGAGGCAAACGAACGATTGAACTTACCCCATTCGATTCACATACATTGTAATAATCTCGGGCATCCTGGTAACTATGATACCACGTTAGCAACGTTCGATCTGGTCAAGGACATCCCCTCTAAAAAGAGGCAGGTCATGCATGCAACGCATGTACAGTTTCATTCATATGGCGGATCGACATGGGTAGATATGGGGTCAAAGGCAGATGCTATCGCCAGCTATGTCAACTCTCACGATCATGTGACGATCGATCCTGGACAGGTGATGTTCGGGGATACGACAACCATGACCGCAGACGGTCCAATGGAGTATGAGTTGCATAGGATGTCCAGGAGAAAATGGACCAATAAAGATGTAGAGCTTGAGACAGGCTCAGGAATCATACCAGTCTCTTACTCGCGAAAAGTCTCGGTCAACTCGATTCAATGGGCGATTGGGTTGGAGCTAGTTTTGCTCATAAAAAACCCGTGGAAGACTGCCATTACAACGGATCATCCTAACGGCGCTCCCTTCACGCGCTATCCAGAAATCATATCCCTGTTGATGAGTAAAAAGAGGCGAGAAGAAGCTTTAAAAGGGGTACACGATGCGATTAACAAGAGGGCGATCATATCGTCCATTGACAGGGAGCTAAATTGGGCAGATATAGCAATAATGACGAGAGCATCGCCAGCAAAGCTTTTAGGTCTTGACAAACACGGAAAAGGTCACCTTGGCATAGGTGCTGATGCTGACATTGCGATATATGATGTCTCGCCGGAAGAAGACGATCCCAGGAAAATCCAGTCGGCTCTTTCACATGCCAAGTACACGATAAAAGGGGGAGAGATCGTCGTAAAGGATGGAGAGATCGTTGCAGTTCCGGAAGGAAGGACTTATTGGGTCAACCCAGAATTTGATGGAGAGGCTACAAAGGCCATGCTCGAAGATCTGGCAGTGAAGTTTAAGGAGTACTACTCGGTAAATATGGCGAACTATCCCGTGCAGGATGCCTATGTTCCGCATCCGATAGAAATCAAAACCAAGGTGTAA